One genomic window of Pseudomonas aeruginosa includes the following:
- a CDS encoding cupin domain-containing protein yields the protein MSDFITVLRDTCPVPVLDATKWKRIDGDPHTVNLNAYASADGSKLMGTWICTPGKWEVNYERWEFCHFLDGYCIITPEGEQPVHLRAGDVFVIEPGLRGTWEVVETVRKYFVFA from the coding sequence ATGTCAGATTTCATCACCGTACTGCGCGATACCTGTCCCGTACCCGTGCTGGACGCCACCAAGTGGAAGCGGATCGACGGCGATCCGCATACCGTCAACCTCAACGCATACGCCTCGGCGGACGGCAGCAAGCTGATGGGCACCTGGATCTGCACGCCGGGCAAGTGGGAGGTGAACTACGAACGCTGGGAGTTCTGCCACTTCCTCGACGGCTACTGCATCATCACCCCGGAAGGCGAGCAACCGGTGCACCTGAGGGCGGGCGACGTGTTCGTCATCGAGCCGGGCCTGCGTGGTACCTGGGAGGTGGTGGAGACGGTGCGCAAGTACTTCGTCTTCGCCTGA
- a CDS encoding OprD family porin → MLKKRICLLALGIATASQAMANDQEAAKGFVEDSHLDLFFRNAYIKRDKKYGTEDQAEWGQAATATFTSGFTQGTIGIGVDVFGMYAVRLDGGKGRSGAAGIDFFKQGDSGSAADDLSKGGAAVKFRISNTVLKYGDQMPSLPVLSYDNSRLLPESYSGTLITSKEIEGLELNAGRFTAESRKSAEGRDSGGLKSINVFGGKYAFTDHFNASLYASDVEDVLKKQYINLNYTIPLQADQSLNFDFNGYRTKLDSDFADQNFNGNRDNKIWSLAASYTIDAHTFMIAHQRNTGDTGYNYGWYQNAGGIGDGGTTIWLANSYWSDFNAEDERSWQVSYALDFAKYGVPGLTYRVAYVRGDNIKTAETSNGKEREIFNQVQYVVQSGPAKDLTLRLRSSFARVSADARDSYFSGGNEIRAFVEYPFSVF, encoded by the coding sequence ATGTTGAAGAAAAGGATTTGCCTGCTGGCACTGGGCATCGCGACTGCAAGCCAGGCGATGGCCAATGACCAAGAAGCAGCAAAGGGGTTTGTCGAGGACAGCCACCTCGATCTGTTCTTCCGCAATGCATATATCAAACGCGACAAGAAGTACGGTACAGAGGACCAAGCAGAGTGGGGCCAGGCTGCAACCGCGACCTTCACTTCCGGCTTCACCCAAGGAACCATCGGGATAGGTGTGGACGTGTTCGGTATGTACGCTGTTCGCTTGGACGGCGGGAAGGGTCGTAGCGGCGCCGCCGGTATCGACTTCTTCAAGCAGGGCGACAGCGGCTCCGCGGCGGACGATCTGTCCAAGGGCGGCGCGGCGGTGAAGTTCCGCATCTCCAACACCGTGCTCAAGTACGGCGACCAGATGCCCAGCCTGCCGGTGCTCAGCTACGACAACTCGCGCCTGCTCCCGGAAAGCTACAGCGGCACCCTGATCACCTCCAAGGAGATCGAGGGCCTGGAGCTGAACGCCGGTCGCTTCACCGCGGAATCCCGCAAGAGCGCCGAAGGGCGCGACAGCGGCGGCCTGAAGAGCATCAACGTGTTCGGCGGCAAGTACGCCTTCACCGATCACTTCAACGCCTCGCTGTACGCTTCCGACGTCGAGGACGTACTGAAGAAGCAGTACATCAACCTGAACTACACCATCCCGCTGCAGGCCGACCAGTCGCTGAACTTCGACTTCAACGGCTATCGCACCAAGCTGGACAGCGACTTCGCCGACCAGAACTTCAACGGTAACCGCGACAACAAGATCTGGAGCCTGGCGGCGTCCTACACCATCGACGCCCACACCTTCATGATCGCCCACCAGCGCAACACCGGCGACACCGGCTACAACTACGGCTGGTACCAGAACGCCGGCGGCATCGGCGACGGCGGCACCACCATCTGGCTGGCCAACTCCTACTGGTCGGACTTCAACGCCGAGGACGAGCGTTCCTGGCAGGTCAGCTACGCCCTGGACTTCGCCAAGTACGGCGTGCCCGGCCTGACCTACCGCGTAGCCTACGTGCGCGGCGACAACATCAAGACCGCCGAGACCAGCAACGGCAAGGAGCGCGAGATCTTCAACCAGGTCCAGTACGTGGTGCAGAGCGGTCCGGCCAAGGACCTCACCCTGCGCCTGCGTAGCTCGTTTGCCCGCGTTTCTGCTGATGCCCGCGATAGCTACTTCAGTGGCGGCAACGAAATCCGTGCCTTCGTCGAGTACCCGTTCAGCGTGTTCTGA
- a CDS encoding LysR family transcriptional regulator translates to MNFSSDTIELFLAVLDRGSFSGAARALGRVPSAVSMGIANLEAELGFALFERTHREARPTALARALAPQARMIAEQLAQLQVHALELSQGLESRLSLGVVADIDSGRLFGALRTLSERYPLLDVEVLSAAQDDALALLHGGRISLCFGFAGISVNPQERFQYVGAESLVATISPRHPALQKPGQALYLEELVNVRQILVASCDLPLADTRPLIAGACWRTDSLGTALEMVEAGIGWGNFPLSRVAPLLATGRLVRLDFRNTKNELKLPVHAIWLKNQPLRKAAQELVGMLATRPD, encoded by the coding sequence ATGAACTTTTCCAGCGATACCATCGAGCTGTTCCTCGCCGTCCTCGACCGCGGCTCCTTTTCCGGCGCCGCCCGTGCCTTGGGTCGAGTGCCTTCGGCGGTGAGCATGGGCATCGCCAACCTGGAGGCGGAGCTGGGTTTCGCCCTTTTCGAGCGAACCCACCGCGAAGCCCGTCCTACGGCGCTGGCCAGGGCCCTGGCACCGCAAGCGCGGATGATCGCCGAGCAGCTCGCTCAGTTGCAGGTGCATGCGCTGGAACTCTCCCAGGGATTGGAAAGCCGCCTGTCGCTCGGCGTGGTTGCGGACATCGACAGCGGGCGGCTGTTCGGCGCCCTCCGCACCCTTTCCGAGCGCTACCCGCTGCTCGATGTCGAGGTGCTCAGCGCGGCGCAGGACGATGCCCTCGCCCTGCTCCATGGCGGCCGCATCAGCCTGTGCTTCGGATTCGCCGGCATCAGCGTGAACCCGCAGGAGCGCTTCCAGTATGTCGGCGCGGAATCGCTGGTCGCGACCATCTCGCCGCGCCATCCCGCCCTGCAGAAGCCGGGGCAGGCGCTGTACCTGGAAGAGCTGGTGAACGTGCGGCAGATCCTGGTGGCCAGTTGCGACCTGCCGTTGGCCGACACCCGTCCGCTGATTGCCGGCGCCTGCTGGCGCACCGACAGCCTGGGCACGGCGCTGGAAATGGTCGAGGCGGGGATCGGCTGGGGCAATTTCCCGTTGTCCCGGGTCGCGCCGCTGCTGGCAACGGGAAGGCTGGTACGCCTGGACTTCAGGAATACCAAGAACGAGCTGAAACTGCCTGTCCACGCTATCTGGCTGAAAAACCAGCCATTGCGCAAGGCCGCCCAGGAACTGGTTGGCATGCTGGCCACCCGTCCCGATTGA
- a CDS encoding PACE efflux transporter: MQGIKRKLVYVTAYELIGMSISTLGLALLAGSTPTTTGPLAVVITTVAVTWNFIYNCLFEFWERRQAVRGRSVARRVAHAIGFQLTLVVYLIPLIAWWMGISLLEAFWLDLALIVLIPCYTFLFNWAFDRLFGLPTSALPAGEVASV; this comes from the coding sequence GTGCAAGGCATCAAGCGCAAACTGGTCTACGTGACCGCCTACGAATTGATCGGGATGAGTATCTCGACCCTGGGGCTGGCCCTGCTCGCCGGTTCCACGCCCACTACCACCGGCCCCCTGGCGGTGGTGATTACCACCGTCGCGGTGACCTGGAACTTCATCTACAACTGCCTGTTCGAGTTCTGGGAGCGGCGCCAGGCTGTGCGCGGACGCAGCGTTGCGCGGCGGGTGGCGCACGCCATCGGCTTCCAGCTGACCCTGGTGGTCTACCTGATCCCGCTGATCGCCTGGTGGATGGGGATTTCCCTGCTGGAGGCGTTCTGGCTGGACCTGGCGCTGATCGTCCTGATCCCGTGCTACACCTTCCTCTTCAACTGGGCCTTCGATCGCCTGTTCGGCCTCCCGACTTCCGCGTTGCCGGCCGGCGAGGTGGCCTCCGTCTGA
- a CDS encoding 3-isopropylmalate dehydratase large subunit, with protein MLLGAVLLAGCSTSTPSLDETDQVPKERLYNYQFRDDGDAFLVVSRDREFLGSVCNTRLIIDSRLAAEIQAGESARFRLPAGLRVVSVQGDGICRGEAPKQVVHVQNGQTTHYRITVDSGLNIGLAPG; from the coding sequence ATGCTACTGGGGGCCGTCTTGCTGGCGGGTTGTTCGACATCGACGCCCTCGCTCGACGAGACGGACCAGGTACCGAAGGAGCGTTTGTACAACTACCAGTTCCGTGACGACGGCGACGCCTTCCTGGTGGTTTCCCGGGACCGCGAGTTCCTCGGCAGCGTCTGCAATACCCGCTTGATCATCGATAGCCGCCTGGCCGCCGAGATCCAGGCTGGCGAGAGCGCGCGTTTCCGTCTTCCGGCGGGGCTGCGGGTGGTATCCGTGCAGGGCGATGGGATCTGCCGCGGCGAGGCGCCCAAGCAGGTGGTGCATGTGCAGAACGGGCAGACCACGCATTACCGGATCACCGTGGACTCCGGCCTGAACATCGGCCTGGCGCCGGGCTGA
- the eco gene encoding serine protease inhibitor ecotin, protein MKALLIAAGVAALSSTAMAAKLDEKVPYPKADAGFTRQVIHLPKQDAEDAFKVEIIAGKTLEADCNQQRLGGELEEHTLEGWGYSYYRLDKVSGPMSTMMACPGQKKEQRFIPVVGEGFLLRYNSKLPIVVYAPKDVEVRYRIWSASEKVEKAVSE, encoded by the coding sequence ATGAAAGCACTACTGATCGCCGCCGGCGTTGCCGCTCTTTCCAGCACCGCCATGGCCGCCAAACTGGATGAAAAGGTTCCCTACCCGAAGGCAGATGCCGGCTTCACCCGCCAGGTCATCCACCTGCCGAAACAGGACGCGGAAGACGCATTCAAGGTCGAGATCATCGCCGGCAAGACCCTCGAGGCCGACTGCAACCAGCAGCGCCTGGGCGGCGAGCTGGAAGAACATACCCTGGAAGGCTGGGGCTACTCCTACTACCGCCTGGACAAGGTCAGCGGGCCGATGAGCACGATGATGGCCTGCCCCGGCCAGAAGAAGGAGCAGCGCTTCATCCCGGTGGTCGGCGAAGGCTTCCTGCTGCGCTACAACAGCAAGCTGCCGATCGTGGTCTATGCGCCGAAGGACGTGGAGGTCCGCTATCGGATCTGGTCGGCGTCCGAAAAGGTCGAGAAAGCGGTCAGCGAATAA
- a CDS encoding DUF2789 domain-containing protein: MDTSPHTFSNLFRQLGLPAGRDDIVAFLARHHLEEGTALPDAPFWNPAQASFLREALAEDSDWAEQVDELALQLTR, encoded by the coding sequence ATGGACACCAGCCCGCACACCTTTTCCAACCTGTTCCGCCAGTTGGGGCTCCCCGCTGGGCGGGACGACATCGTCGCCTTTCTCGCCCGGCACCACCTCGAGGAGGGCACGGCGCTGCCCGATGCGCCATTCTGGAACCCTGCCCAGGCCAGCTTCCTGCGCGAGGCCCTGGCCGAGGACTCCGACTGGGCCGAACAGGTCGATGAACTGGCCTTGCAACTGACCCGCTGA
- a CDS encoding DUF883 family protein — translation MTLKTRSARAKQAIQDQAMAELQDLIAEVDQLMSGTGSLAGKEGANLREQINSVLHRGRDAIERTRRGVVQRSQAAAEATEEYVEDHPWQTIAVSAGAGFLLGLLVGRR, via the coding sequence ATGACTCTGAAAACCCGCTCCGCTCGCGCCAAGCAGGCTATCCAGGACCAGGCCATGGCCGAACTGCAGGACCTGATCGCCGAGGTGGACCAGTTGATGAGCGGCACCGGCAGCCTGGCCGGCAAGGAGGGCGCGAACCTGCGTGAACAGATCAATTCCGTGCTGCATCGTGGTCGCGACGCCATCGAGCGCACCCGCCGCGGCGTGGTGCAACGCAGCCAGGCGGCCGCCGAAGCGACCGAGGAATACGTCGAGGACCATCCCTGGCAGACCATCGCCGTATCGGCCGGCGCCGGCTTCCTCCTCGGCCTGCTGGTGGGCCGCCGCTAG
- a CDS encoding DUF5064 family protein, with translation MFIPGHLHLASASEVDRQAFDIHLRYRVLEAEARPVAVHFDMEGRIDGQPFSESFELPRDAAVHFASRASRLARRHGLRLRQGPIVRQRREYDAMFDDLRRRLKLKSGEAIDLDRYLRGEAGAS, from the coding sequence ATGTTCATTCCCGGCCATCTGCATCTCGCCTCGGCCAGCGAAGTCGACCGCCAGGCATTCGATATCCACCTGCGCTACCGGGTCCTGGAGGCCGAGGCCCGCCCGGTGGCCGTACACTTCGACATGGAGGGCCGGATCGACGGCCAGCCTTTCAGCGAAAGCTTCGAACTGCCACGCGACGCCGCCGTGCATTTCGCCAGCCGTGCCAGTCGCCTGGCCCGACGCCACGGCCTGCGCTTGCGGCAGGGACCGATCGTGCGCCAGCGCCGCGAGTACGACGCTATGTTCGACGACCTGCGCCGACGCCTGAAACTCAAGAGCGGCGAAGCGATCGACCTCGACCGCTACCTGCGCGGCGAGGCCGGGGCATCCTGA
- a CDS encoding YqaA family protein, giving the protein MLTDWAAYAGLFLSAFGSATLLPLQSETVLAALLLRGGQSVAWLLALAIVGNVLGSWVNWWLGRYLEHFRGRRWFPVGEVQLLRAQRHYRRYGRWTLLLSWVPVIGDPLTLVAGIMREPCWSFLLIVGLAKTLRYLALAALVLGWAG; this is encoded by the coding sequence GTGTTGACTGACTGGGCCGCGTACGCCGGGCTGTTCCTCTCGGCGTTCGGTTCGGCGACCCTGCTGCCGTTGCAGTCGGAAACCGTGCTGGCCGCCTTGCTGCTGCGCGGCGGCCAGTCGGTCGCGTGGCTGCTGGCGCTGGCCATCGTCGGCAATGTGCTGGGTTCCTGGGTCAACTGGTGGCTGGGTCGCTACCTCGAGCATTTCCGCGGTCGCCGCTGGTTTCCCGTGGGCGAGGTGCAGTTGCTCAGGGCGCAGCGACACTATCGCCGCTACGGCCGCTGGACCCTGCTGCTCAGTTGGGTGCCGGTCATCGGCGATCCGCTGACGCTGGTGGCCGGCATCATGCGTGAGCCCTGCTGGAGTTTCCTGCTGATCGTCGGCCTGGCCAAGACGCTCCGCTACCTGGCCCTGGCTGCGCTGGTGCTGGGCTGGGCCGGCTGA
- a CDS encoding YihY/virulence factor BrkB family protein has product MFRTAYREIGLFGLVKRTVNEFLEDDMPTYASALAYQMLFSLFPFLLVLITLVGYLHLPEFFAWLREQAALLLPPEAMDQVNPVIDQLQQQKGGLLSIGIAVALWTSSAGIRSMMIALNAAYDVKESRPVWKRFSLSILYTLGIALLLLVAAGLMVTGPQVIAWIAGLVGLEQYLVTLWTWLRWPLAVFLLMLAVALFYYLVPDVEQRFRFITPGSVLSVIAWIAASLAYGFYVKNFANYNAMYGSIGAIIILLLYFYLSAAVVLFGAELNAVIEHHSEDGKDPGERELPDNDDPELKA; this is encoded by the coding sequence ATGTTCCGTACGGCTTATCGGGAAATAGGCCTGTTCGGCCTGGTCAAGCGCACCGTGAACGAGTTCCTCGAGGACGACATGCCGACCTACGCCTCGGCCCTCGCCTATCAGATGCTGTTCTCGCTATTTCCGTTCCTGCTGGTGCTGATCACCCTCGTAGGCTACTTGCACCTACCGGAGTTCTTCGCCTGGCTGCGCGAGCAGGCGGCGTTGCTGCTGCCGCCCGAGGCGATGGATCAGGTCAACCCGGTGATCGACCAGTTGCAGCAGCAGAAAGGCGGCCTGCTGTCGATCGGTATCGCGGTGGCGCTGTGGACCTCCTCGGCGGGCATCCGCTCGATGATGATCGCGCTCAACGCCGCCTACGACGTGAAGGAGAGCCGCCCGGTATGGAAGCGCTTCTCCCTGTCGATCCTCTACACCCTCGGCATCGCCCTGTTGTTGCTGGTGGCGGCCGGCCTGATGGTCACCGGGCCGCAGGTGATCGCCTGGATCGCCGGCCTGGTCGGTCTGGAACAGTACCTGGTGACGCTCTGGACCTGGCTGCGCTGGCCTCTTGCGGTGTTCCTGCTGATGCTCGCGGTGGCGCTGTTCTACTACCTGGTGCCGGATGTCGAGCAGCGTTTCCGCTTCATCACTCCAGGCTCGGTGCTCTCGGTGATCGCCTGGATCGCCGCGTCCCTCGCCTATGGCTTCTACGTGAAGAACTTCGCCAACTACAACGCCATGTACGGCAGCATCGGGGCGATCATCATCCTCCTGCTGTACTTCTACCTGTCGGCGGCAGTGGTGCTGTTCGGCGCCGAGCTGAACGCGGTGATCGAACACCATTCGGAAGACGGCAAGGACCCTGGCGAGCGCGAACTTCCGGACAACGACGACCCCGAACTCAAGGCTTGA
- a CDS encoding DUF3509 domain-containing protein, producing the protein MSVDLKKIAAAFPEFQLSSKSRHDGALLLQLQAADGRYVARTIPSPQLSAPPETEWLIRSIRRELAVPGMEMAMAAR; encoded by the coding sequence ATGTCTGTCGACCTGAAGAAAATCGCCGCTGCCTTTCCCGAGTTCCAGTTGTCCAGCAAGAGCCGCCACGACGGCGCGCTGTTGTTGCAGTTGCAGGCCGCCGACGGCCGCTACGTGGCTCGCACCATACCCTCGCCGCAGCTCAGCGCGCCGCCGGAGACCGAGTGGCTGATCCGCAGCATCCGCCGGGAACTGGCCGTGCCGGGCATGGAAATGGCGATGGCGGCACGCTGA
- a CDS encoding thermonuclease family protein: MIFRTLALLPLCAALAFAADAGERRFDCTVVAIHDDASLGCRLPGANKALRIQLNAVELPAAEPWRRRAREALEDMLLGKSATIREQGRDARFRILGAAWVTPADCPTCGHTLDAGLALLTIGLASWRDAPDSGQTAEARGQYRFAEEEARARKAGQWRPRDAAPRDGSPRT, translated from the coding sequence ATGATCTTCCGCACCCTCGCCCTGTTGCCGCTCTGCGCCGCCCTGGCGTTCGCCGCCGACGCCGGGGAGCGCCGCTTCGACTGCACGGTGGTGGCGATACACGACGACGCCAGCCTGGGCTGCCGCCTGCCCGGCGCGAACAAGGCGCTGCGCATCCAGCTCAATGCCGTCGAGCTACCGGCCGCCGAGCCCTGGCGTCGGCGCGCCCGGGAAGCCCTGGAAGACATGCTGCTCGGCAAATCGGCGACCATCCGCGAGCAAGGCCGCGACGCGCGCTTCCGCATCCTCGGCGCGGCCTGGGTCACCCCGGCCGACTGCCCCACCTGCGGACATACCCTGGATGCCGGGCTGGCCCTGCTGACCATTGGCCTGGCCAGCTGGCGCGACGCGCCGGACAGCGGCCAGACGGCCGAGGCGCGCGGCCAGTACCGGTTCGCCGAGGAAGAAGCGCGGGCGCGCAAGGCTGGCCAGTGGCGACCGCGCGACGCCGCTCCTAGAGATGGATCTCCGCGAACTTGA
- a CDS encoding endonuclease — protein MLSRLFVGLFALLLASAGQANAPRTFSEAKKIGWKLYARQSVEFYCGCRYSGNRVDLASCGYKPRKNANRARRIEWEHIVPAWVIGHQRRCWQNGGRSNCARHDSTYQRAEADLHNLVPSIGEVNGDRSNFGFGWLPQKPQQYGACPMVVDFKARKAMPRPQIRGMIARTYFYMSDRYGLRLSKQDRQLYNAWHKQYPPQTWERQRNHMVGCVMGWGNPYVGPVDLATCSNLSSRRR, from the coding sequence ATGCTTTCCCGTTTGTTTGTAGGCCTTTTCGCCCTCCTCCTCGCCAGCGCCGGCCAGGCCAACGCCCCGCGCACGTTCTCCGAAGCGAAGAAAATCGGCTGGAAGCTCTACGCCCGGCAATCCGTGGAGTTCTACTGCGGCTGTCGCTACTCGGGAAATCGTGTCGACCTCGCCAGTTGCGGCTACAAGCCGAGGAAGAACGCCAACCGCGCGCGGCGCATCGAGTGGGAACACATCGTCCCGGCCTGGGTGATCGGTCACCAGCGGCGCTGCTGGCAGAACGGCGGGCGGAGCAACTGCGCGAGGCACGACAGCACCTACCAGCGCGCCGAAGCCGACCTGCACAACCTGGTGCCGAGCATCGGCGAGGTCAACGGCGACCGCAGCAACTTCGGCTTCGGCTGGCTGCCGCAGAAACCCCAGCAATACGGCGCCTGCCCGATGGTGGTGGACTTCAAGGCGCGCAAGGCGATGCCACGCCCGCAGATTCGCGGGATGATCGCCCGCACCTACTTCTACATGAGCGACCGCTACGGCCTGCGCCTGTCGAAGCAGGATCGCCAGCTCTACAACGCCTGGCACAAGCAGTACCCGCCACAGACCTGGGAGCGCCAGCGCAACCACATGGTCGGCTGCGTGATGGGCTGGGGCAATCCCTATGTCGGCCCGGTGGACCTGGCGACCTGCAGCAACCTATCCTCGCGTCGACGCTGA
- a CDS encoding ParD-like family protein has product MGLVKISEQLHEEARIACKAMSRSINAQAEHWMRIGMLIEANPGLTYAQVLRQLMDEARESDRREQDAARISG; this is encoded by the coding sequence GTGGGCCTGGTGAAGATTTCCGAGCAATTGCACGAAGAGGCGCGCATCGCCTGCAAGGCCATGTCGCGCTCGATCAATGCCCAGGCCGAGCACTGGATGCGCATCGGCATGCTGATCGAAGCCAATCCCGGCCTGACCTATGCGCAGGTGCTACGCCAATTGATGGACGAAGCGCGCGAAAGCGACCGCCGCGAGCAGGACGCGGCGAGGATCTCGGGATGA
- the map gene encoding type I methionyl aminopeptidase, protein MIKSAEEIQRMSVAGALTAKVLEVLDEVVRPGISTAEIDRFCERYIVDTLAAIPGSKGQYGYPFTVNTSVNEVVCHGWPSAQQILRDGDIVNVDVTVIKDGYFGDSSKMYRVGAIDRQAQKLLDVTRECLYRAIRVVRPDATLGDIGHAIQSHAEANGYSVVREYCGHGIGRKMHEAPQVLHFGRAGAGARLKAGMTFTIEPMINQGGHAVKLHKDGWTVTTRDRRLSAQYEHTVLVTERGCRVLTLRDEEREALADLAG, encoded by the coding sequence ATGATCAAGAGCGCGGAGGAAATCCAGCGCATGAGCGTGGCCGGCGCGCTCACCGCGAAAGTCCTCGAAGTCCTCGACGAGGTGGTGCGGCCTGGCATCAGCACGGCAGAGATCGACCGCTTCTGCGAGCGCTACATCGTCGACACCCTCGCGGCGATTCCCGGCAGCAAGGGGCAGTACGGCTATCCGTTCACGGTGAACACCTCGGTCAACGAGGTGGTCTGCCATGGCTGGCCGTCGGCGCAGCAGATCCTCCGCGACGGCGATATCGTCAACGTCGACGTCACGGTGATCAAGGACGGCTATTTCGGCGACAGCAGCAAGATGTACCGGGTCGGCGCCATCGACCGCCAGGCGCAGAAGCTGCTCGACGTCACCCGCGAATGCCTGTACCGGGCGATCCGCGTGGTGCGCCCGGACGCCACCCTCGGCGATATCGGGCATGCCATCCAGAGTCACGCCGAAGCCAACGGTTATTCGGTGGTCCGCGAATACTGCGGGCATGGCATCGGCCGCAAGATGCACGAGGCGCCGCAGGTCCTGCACTTCGGTCGCGCTGGCGCGGGTGCGCGGCTGAAGGCCGGGATGACCTTCACCATCGAACCGATGATCAACCAGGGCGGCCACGCGGTGAAGCTGCACAAGGACGGCTGGACCGTGACCACTCGCGACCGCCGCCTGTCGGCCCAGTACGAGCACACCGTGCTGGTCACCGAGCGGGGTTGCCGGGTCCTGACCCTGCGCGACGAGGAGCGCGAGGCGCTGGCCGACCTGGCTGGCTGA
- a CDS encoding DUF3509 domain-containing protein: MEKSIKMLFDAFQATFAVSTQMRPDGGALLTLRNGEEIVTRRVVSAAQLADEKRMYWFINAVRRDLALEAGSLPVDVVGTLRRLQERGLPSYMAG, encoded by the coding sequence ATGGAAAAGTCCATCAAGATGCTGTTCGATGCCTTCCAGGCCACCTTTGCCGTATCCACCCAGATGCGTCCGGACGGCGGCGCCCTGCTGACCCTGCGCAACGGCGAAGAGATCGTGACCCGTCGCGTGGTGTCCGCCGCCCAGTTGGCCGACGAGAAGCGCATGTACTGGTTCATCAACGCCGTGCGCCGTGACCTGGCCCTGGAGGCGGGGAGCCTGCCGGTGGATGTGGTCGGCACCCTGCGTCGTCTGCAGGAGCGCGGCCTGCCGAGCTACATGGCGGGCTGA
- a CDS encoding alpha/beta fold hydrolase — MSGELASFEVDGYQLVYQDLGEGTPVLLVHGSLCDYRYWQWQLRSLGERHRLIVPSLRHYYPERWDGQGADFTSARHVADLLALVERLGEPVHLLGHSRGGNLALRLALAAPDALRSLSLADPGGDYAAEVYAHAGLPAPEEPLERNQFRRQALELIRGGEAERGLELFVDTVSGAGVWKRSSATFRRMTLDNAMTLVGQVADQPPALALSELRSIDLPSLILNGERSPLPFPATAEALAAALPRAELQRIQGASHGLNATRPAAFNRSVLEFLARVDGVAPDVETS; from the coding sequence ATGAGTGGCGAACTCGCCTCGTTCGAGGTGGATGGGTATCAACTGGTCTATCAGGACCTGGGCGAGGGCACGCCGGTGCTACTGGTCCACGGTTCGCTGTGCGACTACCGCTACTGGCAATGGCAGTTGCGCAGCCTCGGCGAGCGCCACCGGCTGATCGTGCCGAGCCTGCGTCACTACTACCCCGAGCGCTGGGACGGGCAGGGCGCGGACTTCACCAGCGCCCGCCACGTCGCCGACCTGCTGGCGCTGGTCGAGCGGCTCGGCGAGCCGGTACACCTGCTCGGCCATTCCCGTGGCGGCAACCTGGCGTTGCGCCTGGCGCTGGCCGCTCCGGACGCCCTGCGTTCGCTGAGCCTGGCCGATCCCGGCGGCGACTATGCCGCCGAGGTCTACGCCCACGCCGGCCTGCCTGCGCCCGAGGAACCATTGGAACGCAACCAGTTCCGGCGCCAGGCGCTCGAATTGATCCGTGGCGGCGAGGCGGAACGGGGACTGGAACTGTTCGTCGATACGGTGAGCGGCGCCGGGGTATGGAAACGCTCGTCGGCGACGTTCCGCCGAATGACCCTGGACAACGCCATGACCCTGGTCGGGCAGGTGGCCGACCAGCCGCCGGCGCTGGCGCTGTCGGAACTGCGCTCGATCGACCTGCCGAGCCTGATCCTCAATGGCGAACGCAGCCCGCTGCCATTCCCGGCCACCGCCGAGGCGCTGGCGGCGGCCCTGCCGCGCGCCGAGCTGCAACGCATCCAGGGCGCGTCCCATGGCCTCAATGCCACCCGTCCGGCGGCTTTCAACCGGTCGGTACTGGAGTTCCTGGCGCGCGTCGATGGCGTTGCGCCGGACGTGGAAACGTCCTGA